The Camelus dromedarius isolate mCamDro1 chromosome 1, mCamDro1.pat, whole genome shotgun sequence genome has a window encoding:
- the TRAM1L1 gene encoding LOW QUALITY PROTEIN: translocating chain-associated membrane protein 1-like 1 (The sequence of the model RefSeq protein was modified relative to this genomic sequence to represent the inferred CDS: deleted 1 base in 1 codon), translated as MTLRKKSTRSPPPPPVLSHEFVLQNHADLVACMGLFFVLGLMFEGTAEVSIVFMTLQHGVTFPAADAEEQATESKFLYYYGIRDLATVFFYMLMTIVIHATIQEYVLDKITRRRQFPKAKQSRFNESGQFSVFYLVSCIWGTFILVSENCLSDPALLWRARDMMTFQMKFFYISQLAYWFHAFPELYFRRIKNQDLPRQVVHIGLHLFHIEGAYLLYLNHLGLVLLMMHYFVEFLSHLCDLFYFKDEKYQKEVSLWAIVFILGRLVTLIASVISVGFHLAGGKNGNPDAFTGNVNVLAAKIAVLSSSCAIQAYITWNLFNDELQRWMEEDAPLQAPGMKKKRTKGRSSRKGTENGVVPS; from the exons ATGACGCTTCGTAAGAAGAGCAccaggagc ccccccccccccccagtcctgAGCCACGAATTCGTCCTGCAGAATCATGCGGACCTCGTCGCCTGCATGGGGCTGTTCTTCGTGCTGGGGCTCATGTTCGAGGGAACAGCAGAAGTATCCATCGTTTTCATGACTCTCCAGCACGGGGTTACCTTCCCTGCAGCAGACGCAGAAGAACAAGCTACGGAATCCAAGTTCCTCTACTATTACGGTATCAGAGATTTGGCCACGGTGTTCTTCTACATGCTGATGACAATCGTCATTCACGCCACAATTCAAGAGTATGTGTTGGATAAAATTACCAGGCGAAGACAGTTCCCCAAAGCGAAACAAAGCAGATTTAATGAATCTGGTCAGTTTAGTGTGTTCTACCTGGTCTCTTGTATTTGGGGCACATTCATTCTAGTCTCCGAAAACTGCCTGTCAGACCCAGCTCTCTTATGGAGGGCTCGTGACATGATGACGTTTCAGATGAAGTTTTTCTACATCTCTCAGTTGGCTTACTGGTTTCATGCCTTTCCAGAACTCTACTTCCGGAGAATAAAAAACCAAGATCTCCCACGTCAAGTAGTCCACATCGGCCTTCACCTCTTCCACATTGAGGGAGCTTATCTCTTGTACTTGAATCACCTGGGGCTGGTGCTTTTGATGATGCATTATTTTGTGGAATTCCTTTCCCACCTTTGCGACCTGTTTTATTTTAAGGATGAAAAGTACCAGAAAGAGGTTTCTCTGTGGGCCATTGTGTTTATCTTGGGTCGACTTGTAACTTTAATTGCTTCCGTCATCAGTGTTGGGTTTCACCTGGCTGGAGGGAAGAATGGGAATCCAGATGCCTTTACTGGAAATGTAAACGTGTTGGCAGCTAAAATTGCTGTTCTGTCATCCAGTTGCGCTATCCAAGCATACATAACATGGAATTTATTTAATGACGAGCTTCAGAGGTGGATGGAGGAAGATGCTCCTCTTCAGGCCCCAGGTATGAAGAAGAAACGGACTAAAGGCAGGTCTTctagaaaaggaacagaaaacgGTGTGGTACCTTCATAA